A single window of Balaenoptera acutorostrata chromosome X, mBalAcu1.1, whole genome shotgun sequence DNA harbors:
- the LOC103001840 gene encoding RNA-binding protein 3-like, with amino-acid sequence MSSEEGKLFVGGLNFNTDEQALEDHFSSFGPIFEVVVVKDRETQRSRGFGFITFTNPEHASDALRAMNGESLDGRQIRVDHAGKSARGTRGGAFGAYGRGRSYSRGGGDQGYGSGRYDSRPGGYGYRYGRSRDYGGRSQGGYDRYSGGNYRDNYDN; translated from the coding sequence ATGTCCTCTGAAGAAGGGAAGCTCTTCGTGGGAGGGCTCAACTTCAACACTGATGAGCAGGCTCTGGAAGACCACTTCAGCAGCTTCGGACCTATTTTTGAGGTGGTTGTTGTCAAGGACCGGGAGACTCAGCGATCCCGGGGTTTTGGCTTCATCACCTTCACCAATCCAGAGCATGCCTCAGATGCCCTGAGAGCCATGAATGGAGAGTCTCTGGACGGTCGTCAGATCCGTGTAGACCACGCGGGCAAGTCGGCCCGGGGAACAAGAGGGGGTGCCTTTGGGGCCTATGGGCGTGGTCGCAGCTACTCTAGAGGTGGTGGGGACCAGGGCTATGGAAGTGGCAGGTATGACAGCCGACCTGGaggatatggatatagatatggaAGGTCCAGAGACTATGGCGGCAGAAGCCAGGGTGGTTATGACCGCTACTCAGGAGGAAATTACAGGGATAATTATGACAACTGA